CGGTCGTCGCACCATCACCAGCGGTACTGTGCCAGCGCATGATCGGGCTTGGCGCCAGCTCCAGCAACTTGCCCGCCGTGCTCAAATAGACCTTGCGATAGTATTGGTGCCGTGCGGCGCCCTCACCACCGGTCCATTCTGGCTCGCCAGTATTGGGTAGATAGCGCCAGCTGCCGCCCGTCACACCGCCCGTACCAAGGGTGGAAGGTGTCCAGATCTCGGCACTCTTCTCTTTGTCGGCGTATTCGGCGCCGCCTGCGCCATCACCGCCAATTGAGAACACGCTACCATCCCCAAGGATAGTTGCCGAGTTGTACCATCGAGGGATTGCCAGATTGGCCTCCCGATACCATCTCCCCGACAGGTAATCGTAACTGGTCACATGGTTACGGATGGGCAGGTCACCGCCACCACCCACGACCAGCACACGACCATCTGCAGTCATGACCGAACCCGGACAAAACATCTCATGACCGGTGAACTCGTTTTTGATCGAGACTTGCAATGTTGCAGGGTCAAATGTCCCAGTGTAGGTGTTGTACACGCCGGTCTGATGGAAGGAATGGGTACCGGTACCTGACCAGAACAGAATCTTGCCATTCGGCAGCAACGTGGCGGATGAAGCCACGACCCCACCCAGTTCGATGGGGGCCGACCATTGCCCAGACTCGGACGGGACAGTCGACGAACGTTCAAACTTGGTTACAGTGAACAACTGATCGGCCCGGTCCTGACATACGCCCTGAACAAGTGCTGCACCGACTCCACCGGAAGCAACCATGCATTGACCACTTGCTGCCGACACCAACTGCATTCCATTTGCTTTTTCGACAAGCCGCCATTGCTTTGACAAGGCGGGCGTACCGCCACAATTGGCTTGGACCAGAATGGGCGCACCATTTGGTGCGACACCCTCCTGAATGGCCAGACAACTGCCTGTTTCTGGCACAGTTTTCACGGTGAAATTACCACCGCCTTTATTCAAGATGGTAAAGCGCTGACTGTTTGCACCGCTACATTCCCCCACCTTTACCGGCGCACCCGTGGCACCCGTCGTGGCCACACACAAGTCGGCTTGCCGATTCTT
This genomic window from Chitinivorax sp. B contains:
- a CDS encoding galactose oxidase-like domain-containing protein, yielding MKIDGIRSIEQSGLDKYSVYSTHVSGECRQIPSSQPRKRLAYVIGVMFTGAACQNLYAALPESGFIYQLKNRQADLCVATTGATGAPVKVGECSGANSQRFTILNKGGGNFTVKTVPETGSCLAIQEGVAPNGAPILVQANCGGTPALSKQWRLVEKANGMQLVSAASGQCMVASGGVGAALVQGVCQDRADQLFTVTKFERSSTVPSESGQWSAPIELGGVVASSATLLPNGKILFWSGTGTHSFHQTGVYNTYTGTFDPATLQVSIKNEFTGHEMFCPGSVMTADGRVLVVGGGGDLPIRNHVTSYDYLSGRWYREANLAIPRWYNSATILGDGSVFSIGGDGAGGAEYADKEKSAEIWTPSTLGTGGVTGGSWRYLPNTGEPEWTGGEGAARHQYYRKVYLSTAGKLLELAPSPIMRWHSTAGDGATTVAARRMDADNPGMVDGYAQGGTTVYFEQDRVLLAGGAAAFGDEDPSKVEADVPAYNKSYIVDLATGKASSTSPMHFPRYQANGVVLPDGQVMVVGGVSRSLLFNDQKALMAPELYNPTSQRWSVLAPMNKPRIYHSTAVLLPDGRVWAAGGGQCGTCSVNQTNAEIYSPPYLFINGIRPSITAAPQEVKYGNGFQVNVSSDTNIDRFVLIRLGVTTHITNTDQRLVKLSHVGGNGTFTLAAPQNGNVAPPGYYMLFAINGRGQPSIAKMVRVA